The genomic segment CCAGCAGCAGGGCTGGGCGGCTCAGCGATGGTCAGCGCATCGCGCCCGGCAGCCAGTGCGGTCAACGCCTTGTCCCTTCCCTGCTGTTTCTCGATCCACAGCGTACCCATAAAGTGGGCGACACCCTCGCCCAGCCACGCACGCGGCGATTGCATCCAGGCATGCGTCAGGGCATGAGCCATGATGCCGTCGATCTGGTCTGGCGGAGCGTCACGAAGATTCGTAGCAAGCAGCGCACCCGTTTCGAACGGAGCATCCGCGCGGTCGGGTAGATCGAGCAACGTAAGCTGCGCTCGCGGACGCTGGCCTAGCCAGCCCTGCAGGAACGGCGTAACTCGGTCAGCTGCTTCGGACCAGAGCTGGGCGTTCACGGCGTTGTCAGACGTCACCCACTCGGTGAGATTCTGGCCTGAGTGCGAGTTGCGTTCGGCCACGAAGAGGCTGGGCGCCTCGAACCCAAGCGTCGTTGCTTCGGTCTGCGCAACCGCGACTCCCGCCACCTCCTCGGAGCCTTGGTCCATCACCGTAAGTGCGACGGGATGCCCGTTGATGATCGCGACATTCGGCGCTTGTCCGTGCGGGAACTCGACTGCCAGATGCATGCGGAACTGAGCGCCTGCCTCCCGCAGCTTATGCTCGCCCATCTCGTCGAAGAGCTTAGCTCCGTCTCCGAGCATGACCGGGACCGATGCGACCGGGTACCACACAACGTTGCCGAATCCTCGAATGCCGGTGAATCCCGACCCGATCTCATCCCAGTCCGAGTGCAGAGCGACGTCGTCGGGAGTTCCGATTGCCAGGAGCCTCTGCGCACTCTTCTCGATGGCGCCGGAATAAGTAGCATCAATCGAAAGCGTCGCGCCGGGAGCAAGCGGTGCGGCGAGCGAGATCGTTGCCTCGCGAAGCCGCCCGGTGTGATCAGCATCGGAGTTCACGACCGCCACCTGGAAGAGAGCGTCCTTGCCGTTGGCGAGGATCCGCTCCCAGTTGAGCGACGAGGAGATCTGCAGCGGAACGTGGGAGAGCGCCCCTTTGCCGTCATTGCGGATCGTCATGAGGACGCGCGCGGCCATCCGATGCTCTACGGGCCGCAGGTGTACATCCATGTCCAACGCTGTGAAGGTGACGGCCTGGCGGTCAGCATCCTGGGCAGACACGGCACCCGCGGCCTGCGCCTTCGGATGAGTCTCAGGGCTCGCGGTGGTCGTGGTGTTCCCGTTCTCGTCGGTAGAGCGGGAGAAGACGACCTTCCCCCTCGGGTGGGCGGGGCTCTGAGTCGATGACGGCGCCGGAGGCGTGGTCGTCTGCGCGGACCCATGCGTACTGACCGCAAACAAGCTGAACAGCGCTGCACAAACGCCGCGCGAAAGAACAAACTTCACGAACTGCAACCTTCCTGGCTCCTGGGCCGGGGTCAACCGCGCCTTCGGCGCCAAATACAACTTCAAGAGCCAAGACCTTTCTGCTTTTTAGGTTTGGACGCGCCGAACGGGGCGGAGGAAGCACCCGCCGCGGCAGCACGGCGCTGGCGAAATGCCTCATAGAGCACAACCGCACCGGCAGCGGACACATTCAGCGAACTGACTCCACCTGCCATGGGAATGCGGAGAAGGTGGTCGCAGGTGCGGCGGACAAGGTCGTGCAGTCCTGCGCCCTCGCGCCCCAGCACAAGAACGCAGTCGCCCGTGAAATCGAAGCGGTCGTAGTCAGTCTCCCCGCGCTCGTCCAGGCCGATGATCCAAAGATTGTTGGCCTTAAGCTCCTCGAGGGCCCTGACCAGGTTCACCACCCTCGCGATGCGCAGGTGCTCCGATGCGCCCGCGCTGGCCTTTACCGCCACCGGGCTGAGCGGAGCGGAACGGCGCTCCGTGAGGACAACGCCATCAACACCGGCACCATCGGCCACGCGGAGCAGCGCGCCCAGGTTCTGCGGGTCCTCGACGCCATCGAGCGCGAGCATGAGCCGCCGGCTTGAGGCACCGCCGGGCGCTTCGAACAGGTCCTCGATGGCCAGCATCTCTTTGGGACGCACCACGGCGACGACTCCCTGGTGAGCGCTGGTTCCGGCCACGTGCGTAAGCTGCTCGCGGGGTTCCGAGCGAACGCGCACCCCGGCTTGGCGGCACTGAGAGACCAGTTGTTCCACGCGCGCGTCATGACGTTCGCGGGCCACAAGCACATGATCGAAACGGCGGCGGCCGGCGCGGAGCGCCTCTTCCACTGCATGCACGCCGTAGAGAATGTCCATCCTGATAGTTTAGTGCCCGCGCTCAACTGGATTCGACCGTTCAATGCCTTCACGGCGGACTTCCTGGCCCGCTTACAATGGTTTTTCACCGTGCACCTGCAAAGAAGAAGCCCCTTGCAGACGTGTGCGGATCCGCCTGTTTGTTCGGGAGGGATGAGTGAACGGCGATCGCCCGAAGCTCGCTGTCTTTTTCGACGCAGAGAACGTCAGTCTGCAGTACGCGGCGCCAATCCTGCGGGAACTCTTCTCAGAATGGGAGATTCATCTCAGGAGAGCCTACGGATCGAACGTGATCGCGCAGCAGGAGGTCCTGCGCGAACTCAGCATCGTTCCGGTAGAAGTCCTGCGAAATATCAATACGAAGAACGCTGCGGACCTGACCCTCGCGGTCGATGCGATGGAGGAGTTGTGCCTGGGATTCAGCGACGGGATCTGCATCGTCTCAGGGGATTCGGACTTCACGCGCCTCGTGCAGCGAATCCGTGAAAGAGGTAAGAGCGCAATCGTCTACGGCAATGCGAACACTCCTGCATCGCTTCGGAACGCCTGCACGGCCTTTCACCTCGTTGGTGTGAAACAAGTCAAGAGCAAGTCCCCCAAGCCGCCCGCAAAGCCCAAGGCTGTTCCGAAGCAAGCCCGGAGCGGAAAAGCTGACGCTAAACAGTCTCCAAATGGGAGCCTGAAGTTCAAGTCTGCGAAGACTGCGGCGGACCTTCAAAACATGGATGCGAAGACAATCGCGTCCCTTCGGCAGAATCTTCGGCGGGCGTTCCAGGAGTATCAAGCCAAGTCCGGGGGCAACTCGCTGGGAGAATTCGGCAATTTCATTCGACAGACCCATCCGAAACTCCATCAACGAAATTTCGGCTTCGCCCATCTTCGCCCGCTGCTGACGAAGCTGGGCGGTTTCCACTTCGAAGCTGTTCGCGGAGAGAGGGGCTCGATCTCGGGTTATCGCCTCTCCCTTCTAAAAGAGCCGAGGCAGAAGACCGCCTAGAACCGCGGGTCGCGCCCGTTGTAGACTCCAACTTACCAACCGGCGGCAGAGTCCAGGCAGCGACAGGCCGAGCGGAAGTGGACCATGACGGCTCATTCCACAAAGACCTTTCGCACCACCCTCGTACCGTCAGGCATGGGCCTCCAGTCCAGCTTCGCCATTCTGCCTTTCGACATCGCCAAGGCCTGGCCCGGAATGAAGGTCCGTCGCGTCAAGGGGGAGATCAACGGCTTCGCCTTTCAGACAGCCCTGTTCCCCACCCCCAAAGGCCACGGATTCATCGTCAACAAGAAAATGCTCGCCGGGGCAGGCTTGCGGCAGGGCGATCGCGCAGAGATTCGCGTTGAGCCCGACCTGGAACCCCGCAAAGAGGCCGTGCCAGAGGAACTGCTCCGCGCCATGAAGGGGGCCGCCGGCCTGCGGAAGTGGTTCGAAAAGCTCCCCGCGGGCCATCGCCGCTGGATCTCCCACATCGTCTCCGAGCCAAAATCGGCCGCATCACGCCAGAAACGCGCCGAGGAGATGGCCGAGCGGCTCTACCTGACGA from the Occallatibacter riparius genome contains:
- a CDS encoding NYN domain-containing protein; amino-acid sequence: MNGDRPKLAVFFDAENVSLQYAAPILRELFSEWEIHLRRAYGSNVIAQQEVLRELSIVPVEVLRNINTKNAADLTLAVDAMEELCLGFSDGICIVSGDSDFTRLVQRIRERGKSAIVYGNANTPASLRNACTAFHLVGVKQVKSKSPKPPAKPKAVPKQARSGKADAKQSPNGSLKFKSAKTAADLQNMDAKTIASLRQNLRRAFQEYQAKSGGNSLGEFGNFIRQTHPKLHQRNFGFAHLRPLLTKLGGFHFEAVRGERGSISGYRLSLLKEPRQKTA
- the rlmB gene encoding 23S rRNA (guanosine(2251)-2'-O)-methyltransferase RlmB, with the protein product MDILYGVHAVEEALRAGRRRFDHVLVARERHDARVEQLVSQCRQAGVRVRSEPREQLTHVAGTSAHQGVVAVVRPKEMLAIEDLFEAPGGASSRRLMLALDGVEDPQNLGALLRVADGAGVDGVVLTERRSAPLSPVAVKASAGASEHLRIARVVNLVRALEELKANNLWIIGLDERGETDYDRFDFTGDCVLVLGREGAGLHDLVRRTCDHLLRIPMAGGVSSLNVSAAGAVVLYEAFRQRRAAAAGASSAPFGASKPKKQKGLGS
- a CDS encoding YdeI/OmpD-associated family protein, whose translation is MTAHSTKTFRTTLVPSGMGLQSSFAILPFDIAKAWPGMKVRRVKGEINGFAFQTALFPTPKGHGFIVNKKMLAGAGLRQGDRAEIRVEPDLEPRKEAVPEELLRAMKGAAGLRKWFEKLPAGHRRWISHIVSEPKSAASRQKRAEEMAERLYLTMEGELETPPILRAAFQRQPLAEAGWKALTPIQRRNNLFMVFGCRSAETREKRVQAAIDTALNKSRGGSGNSRSERSAMRSDWDRDTWEV
- a CDS encoding M1 aminopeptidase family protein, yielding MKFVLSRGVCAALFSLFAVSTHGSAQTTTPPAPSSTQSPAHPRGKVVFSRSTDENGNTTTTASPETHPKAQAAGAVSAQDADRQAVTFTALDMDVHLRPVEHRMAARVLMTIRNDGKGALSHVPLQISSSLNWERILANGKDALFQVAVVNSDADHTGRLREATISLAAPLAPGATLSIDATYSGAIEKSAQRLLAIGTPDDVALHSDWDEIGSGFTGIRGFGNVVWYPVASVPVMLGDGAKLFDEMGEHKLREAGAQFRMHLAVEFPHGQAPNVAIINGHPVALTVMDQGSEEVAGVAVAQTEATTLGFEAPSLFVAERNSHSGQNLTEWVTSDNAVNAQLWSEAADRVTPFLQGWLGQRPRAQLTLLDLPDRADAPFETGALLATNLRDAPPDQIDGIMAHALTHAWMQSPRAWLGEGVAHFMGTLWIEKQQGRDKALTALAAGRDALTIAEPPSPAAGPGQPLAQSISPVYYRTKAAYVFWMLRDLVGDAALSAALRAYDPAKELADDHHFENLVEQAGTRHDLRWFFADWVDADKGLPDLTVDSVFPTSQGPNTLVAVSISNSGYASAEVPITLRTSDNSVTRRVRVQARQKATERLVIPGRPMEVRVNDGTVPETEASEHVTNIDLTVGGSRP